The genomic segment GTCTCGTTGTTTCCTCCTGAGCAAGCTACAAACGACTCCTACACCCCTTGATTTTTTCGAAAACCTTCATGAGCTACACCTCAGCTGAGAACGATATTGCTTGGCGGCATTGGCGGCGGGAATGGTCGTTGCCGCCCGACGTGATCTATTTGAATCACGGCTCCTTTGGTCCCGCTGCCCGCGAAGTTCAAAACGTGCGGCACAGTTGGACCGACCAGTTGGAATCCCAGCCGTTCGACTTCTTTGTGCGGCAGATGGAATCGGAACTGATGCATGCGGCGGAGTACCTGGGCGAATTCGTGGGGACATCGGCCGACAATTTGGCGTTCGTCGACAATGCCACCACCGGTATGAACATCGTGGCGAAGTCGTTGGACTTAAAACCGGGCGACGAAGTCCTCACCACGAATCACGCCTACGGCGCGGTGCTCAGAATCTGGCGGACGATCTGCAAACAAGCCGGCGCGAAGCTCATCGTCCACACCTTGCCCGATCCCCTGACCGACACCACCGAACTGGTCGACTCGCTGTTTACGGCCGTCACGGAGAAGACGCGGTTGTTAGTCGTGGATCACATCGCCTCGCCGACAGCGGTGATTTTTCCCGTCGCAGAGATTTGCAACCGCGCGCAGAAACGGGGCGTGCCAGTTTGTATCGACGGGCCGCATGCGTTGGCCATGTTGCCGCTGGACCTCGATACTTTGGGCTGCGACTATTACGTCGCCAGCGGGCACAAATGGTTGGCAGCACCGTTTGGCTCCGGCTTTCTGTATGCCCATCCGCGGGTTCAAAAACAGCTCGAGCCGTTGGTCATCAGTTGGGGGGGCAGTCTGGCCGGGGCCGAGGCGCGATGGCAGGACGAATTCCACTGGCCGGGCACCCGCGATGCAGCAGCCCAATTAACGATCCCCACAGCCATCGATTTTCTGTGTCGAGCAGGTGTCTGTAATTTCCGCCGACGTTCGCATGACTTAGCGCAATACGCGCGTTTTCGCATCGCTGAAGTGACAGGATTGTCCTGCGACCTACCCGACAGCCCAGCGTGGTACGGATCGATGATCGCCCTCCCCCTCCCCGCAGGCGATGAACCCCCACTGAAAAAAGGGGTCCGCGATCCACTGCAAGGATTGCTCTGGAAGAAACACCGCATCGAAGTCCCGGTGATCCATTGGCACGGGCGACGGATGTTGCGCGTCTCTTGCCACCTCTACACCACCGCCCGCGACATCGACACCTTAGCCAACGCACTGCGGGACTCGTTATATCACCGCACAGGCGGCTGATGGCCATGACCTAAAATGAACGCGACACCACGCCGGAAAGGGATACCATGCCGTTTATTGATATCAGCACGATCCAAGCCATCGAACCGGTCCCCGGTTGCCGAATGCGGACTCCTTATGGCGAAAACCTGATGCTCTCGTATCTGGAAATGGACGAAGGCGCCGTCGTCCCGCTGCACGACCATCCGCACGAGCAAGGGGGCATCCTGCTCAAGGGGCAGGTCGAGTTGACGATCGGCGACGAGACGCGCATTTGCGAAGCGGGCTCGCTGTTCATCATCCCGCCCAACACACCGCACAAAGCCGTCGCGGTGAACGGCCCCGCCGTGGTACTAGACGTCTTCAGCCCGGTCCGTGAGGACTATGCGGAGTTGTTCAACAAGTACATTCCGCAGGTGTGAATAGCGCCGTTACGCACAGCTCGCGCAGTCACAAGCCGTGTTCCCTCTAGTAAAATTCACGCCCCCTGCGACTCGGTTTTCGCTCATGCCAAACGTGCGCAGCAAAAATGTGCTGCCTAAAGTGGGACTGCGCTCTAATCGAGAAGTTACAACACTTTTCTTCAGTTCCACGGCCTAGCTATACACGGGTATACCCTTAGTCACTGTTTTTTTATTTATTGCTTGAATTGTCGTTAGACAACGGTACTCTGGAACAACTGGAACGGTTATGGGGATTTCAACGCCTGTGCCAGCCTATAAAGTAGGATCAACATCCTTTGAAATTCCCGAGGGGGGGAAACATCATGAAGCGAATGGCTTTGCTCTCACTAGCGTCTACACTGTTGCTGGCTGTTATGGGGGGAGCGGTGCAGGCGGGGGTCGTCTTCGACAACGGCGCGCCTGATCAATCAACCGGCAACGAGATGACAGCATGGATACAGGCCGAAGATTTCGTGCTCGCCCAGGACACGACATTAACCGACCTTCATTTCTGGACCCTTGAGGGCGGGACCTGGGACGGCACGCTCGACTATTATCTCTTCAACGACGCCGGTGGCACGCCGGCGGCCGCCCCGTTTGCAACGGGAGCCGGACAAAACGTTCAGAAAACCGCTACGGGAAATACCGCGGTTGGCTTGACGGAATACGCCTATTGGGTCGACCTGCAGAATCCCCTTGCGTTAACGGGTGGCGTCACGTATTGGATCGGATTGCACCTCTCAGCCAATTTCGACCGCGACGAAATCTATTGGGAGACCACTTCGGGTGGATTTGGCATAAACGGCAACGAATCAGAAGGGGGCACATTCGACAACTGGTCGAATAATGGCCAAGAACATGCATTCTATTTGACCGATGACGCCGTCGGAGTCGTCCCCGAACCCAGCACGTTCGCCCTACTCGGCATCGGTGGCTTGGCTTTGGTCGGTTATGGCATCCGTCGCAAACGGCAACAAGCTGTTTGAGGCTTGAATCGCTCAATTGAACTTCCAACCGTCGACGTGAAAACGTCGGCGGTTTTTTTGTTGCGCTGGGCACCTACCGGTCAGCCCATTTCAGTCTGGGTCGGCGGGAATTCTGGTTGTGTTCCTCGCCGCACTTGCGAGAATTCTCTTGAAATTCGAAGTGGGGAACTGTAGCGTGGAAGGGTTGGGGCTACAGACTGAGGAGACGACCATGAATGTATCAACTGTCTCGCTACGTTGTCCGATGTGTACCGTTTTGTTGAATATCAACCCGGAGATCGCTGCGGAACGGTTCAACTGTCCAAAATGTGGTAAGCCGATTCGAATTCGGCAGATCGACCCGGACGAGGATATCCTCGTGTCCTCGACTGATCCCTCCGATTTGTACCTGAATGTGGACAACCCACTCCCCCCACAGCAAGACGCAGAACGGCTCTCATCATCCAGCGTCGAACCTGTTGCCGAGCCTTTCTCATCCAAGCGGAGACGTCGGGCGATCAGTCCGCCGAATCATCACGGTTTGGCCGTGATTGCGGGAGCGTTTCGAGTGACCGGCGTTGTCGTGTGGATCATGACGTTAGTCGGATTGGCGATGTCTGTTTCCGGCGTATTCGGGACTCTCAGCACCGAATCCGCAATGGGAGTGGCCTTCTTCAGCATGAGCACGTTGGCCTATACAATGACGTGTGGCGTTGCCGGTTTTTGTATCGGCTTGGTGCTCGTGGCAATCGGCAGTCTCATTCGCCTAATTGTGGGGATGGCTGATGATGTGCATTTCCTGAGCTCCACCACAGCACAAGAAGATGAACTGTAACGGTCAGGACGGCTCGTGAGATAGCCGTGTCATTCTCCGGCAGCACCCACGCAGCTTCAAGTTGCCTACGGCTGGCGACACAAACGGCAACAGGGGGCGTGATTGACAACATTGATCCTGGGGGTAGGACAACCGTCGGCGCGAAAGCGTCGGCTTTTTTTTGTTGGCTACGACGTAAACCATTGGGCTCTTTTACGACCACGTCGGGGCCAGCGAGTGGTACACAACTCCATCAAGCGTCCCGTGCGGCTGCCCTAGTCGCCCCATAAAATGTGATTCTGTTCGCTGCTGAAGTCGACACACCCCTTCTTTCGCAATCACGTTGGTCCGGACGCGCTCCTCAGCTTGATGGACTGACTCGAAGGTTGTAATTTGCTGTCATGTTGCACTTGGCCTCACATTTCGCTGTGCCCTTAATCGTGGCGCTCACCTTCTATCGCAGCCGCTGGCGATACGTTCTGCTGATTCTGATAGCGACAATGCTCGTCGACCTGGATCACTTGCTTGCCGATCCCATCTACGATCCCGAGCGCTGCTCCATTGGCTTCCACCCGCTGCACTCAATACCCGCGATTGCGGTCTATGCCATGATGTTTGCACTTCCGCTCATGCTGGGCGGCAAGGAACGCTCTTTGGGTTGGCGACGCGCAGCCGACTTGGTGCATCTCGTGGGACTAGGACTGCTGATTCACATGGCGCTGGACGGGATCGACTGCCTAATTTAGCGCAGCGTGGGGAATTCCACATCAACGCGAACGTCTGGTTGAGTAACCTGCTGGCCAGGTCGTAGTGCATCACGCAAGTTGGCATCCAATCACTTGGAAACGATGTTAGCAGCCAAACGACCTACGCGTTCTCAAACGTGAGTGATACGTGGTTGGGCAATCAGGCGATTGCACTGACGACAACGAACCATGACGGTTCAGGGGTCAATTTTCATTCGATCACGGTCGAAACGAATTTGGCCAGCGTCCCTGAAGCGAGCACATTCGCCCTGCTCGGCATGAGTGGTTTAGCCTTGGTCGGATACGGTGTCCGTCGTAAACAGCGACAAGCGGCTTGAGGCTTGTATTGCTCGATAGAACTTCCAACCGTTGGCGAGAGTGCGTCGGCGTTTTTTTGTGCGCTGTGGAAACCCACATCCCGATCCCGCTTTTACTGGCAAATAACCATCTTGCGCATTAGCGCAAATCTATGTGGGTATCCGCAGATGGCTCGTATTCTTGTTGACGACTTGAACGTTGATGGGCGACACTGCGGTAGCTCGCCATTATCCGGTTGAATTTGATCCAATATAGATATCGTGGAGATGGTGTTTTGAAGCGAACAATTCGAGCCTTAGCCACATGCTTGACGATGCTTCTCGCTGGGGCAATCCAAATTGCAAACGCCGGTCAAATTCTGCCCGATCCCAACCTAGCTGGGAATACGATTTATGTTTCTGGGATGGATCACAATTCGTTGTATCCGTTCTACAACTATGGCGAGATTGAGATTCAAGTCGGCGGCACGCTGTCAAATTTGGGGGAACTCAGCAACGATGGCGACATCGGCAACAGTGGTCTCTTCGATAACAGCGGTACAGTCAGAAACTATGGCACGCTGACAAACTCTGGGCAGATTGAAAATGGTGGAGATCTCGAGAATTCCCAGGATCTCTACAATGACGGGGATCTCTACAACTACGGCAGCGTCAGAAATGACGGCACGCTAACGAACTCCGAGAACATTCACAACTTCGGGGAACTTGAAAACCAAGGAGACCTCGATAATGGCGGAAATCTCAATAATGATGGTACAGTCAGAAACTACGGCACGCTGACAAACTCTGGGCAGGTTGAAAATGGTGGAGATCTCGAGAACTCCCTGGATCTCAACAATGACGGGGAACTCAATAATAACGGCACCCTCAGAAATGACGGTACGCTCAGAAATGACGACACGCTGACGAACTCTGGGCAGATTGAAAACGGTGGAGATCTCGAGAACTCCCAGGATCTCAACAATGACGGGGATCTCTACAACTATGGCAGCGTCAGAAATGACGGCACACTAACGAACTCTGGGCAGATTGATAACGGTGGAGAACTCGAGAACTCCCAGGATCTCAACAATGACGGGGATCTCTACAACTACGGCAGCGTCAGAAATGACGGCACGCTAACGAACTCTGGGCAGATTGATAACGGTGGAGAACTCGAGAACCAAGGAGACCTTGATAATGGCGGGGAACTCAATAATAACGGCACCCTCAGAAATGACGGCACGCTGACGAACTCCGAGAACATTCACAACTTCGGGGAACTTGAAAACCAAGGAGACCTCGATAATGGCGGAAATCTCAATAATGATGGTACAGTCAGAAACTACGGCACGCTGACAAACACTGGGCAGATTGAAAATGGTGGGGATCTCGAGAATTCCCAGGATCTCAACAATGACGGGGAACTCAATAATAACGGCACCCTCAGAAATGACAGCAGCGTCAGAAATGACGGCACGCTGACGAACTCTGGGCAGATTGAAAATGGTGGAGATCTCGAGAACTCCCAGGATCTCAACAATGACGGGGATCTCTACAACTACGGCAGCGTCAGAAATGACGGCACGCTAACGAACTCTGGGCAGATTGATAACGGTGGAGAACTCGAGAACTCCCAGGATCTCAACAATGGGGGCGAACTCTACAACAACGACACCCTCAGAAATGGAGGCACGCTGACGAACTCCTCTGACGGATCTATTCACAACTTCTTCGAGCTCGAAAACTTTGGAGAACTCAACAATGACGGGGAACTCTACAACGAAGGCTTCGTCAGAAATGACGGCACGCTAACGAACTCTGGGAACATTACCAACCACGATTACTTCGACAACAACGGCACGCTGATTAACGATGGTACGTTGATAACCTACAGCAACTTTGAGAACTATGGTGTTCTCGGCGGGGCGGGGACACATTTGGGTGACCTTTCCGACTCAGGGACGTTGGCTCCAGGCAATTCACCGGGCGTCTACTCTATTGACGGTAACTATATGAAGTACGACGGTGTGTTTGAGATTGAACTGGGTGGTCTATCAGACGGCGACGGCGATAAAAGTTCAACGCAATACGATTGGGTCGATATCACTGGGGACATCAGTATCTTCGGCAATACATTCGTCAACCTATCCTTTGTTGATGGATTCAGCGTCGGCGAACTTTCGGTAGATGATCGTTTCGACATCCTGCGATTCGGTGGCAACCTAACCGGTTTCGAGTTTTTGAATCTCAATGACTCACAGGCTCAACTGTGGAATGGCGCCTACTGGAGCTTGAATGCCGATGACTATTCGGTGTTCCTCACGGTCCATTCAACCGCCCCCGCCACAGGAGTCCCCGAACCATCCACGTACGCCGGACTCATCGGCATCACTTGCGTGTCACTGCTCGCCTATGGCTGGCGGCGCAAACGGCAACAGGCTGCGTGATTTAAGAGCTATCACACTTCGTCAGCACCAAGGACTACAACACAAGGGTTCGACATGAAGCGAGCGATCATATCGGCTGTGGCTAGCGTGGTGGTGCTGCTGTCTTCTGAAGGACGGATAGAGGCTGAAATAATCACCTTTGATCTCCCATCCAACACCTGGCAAACAGATTTTGACACTGCAGAAGTGGATATTGAGTTTCGATCCCATGTGTTCCCTTGGCCCACCGGCTACAACGATCTTACAAACGTTGCATATACCGACAGTGGCAGTTCTCTCATCATCGATCTCAGATCAATCAACAATGCTCTAGTCACACTGAATCAATTCGATCTTGGCAACTCGCTTGGTAATGGCGGCAATACTCAGTATCACATTTACGATTTATCAGACCTGAACAATCCGATTCTTTCGGTAACAAATCTTCAAGTCCCCTATTCGACGAACAGTCATTCAACTTTCTCCGTCAACCTATCGAGCAATCACGGAATCCGGCTACAGGTGGGACCAGACCTGAACAACATCGGTATCGATAACATAATTTTTAACGAACCCATTGCAGTGGTCCCCGAACCATCCACCTACGCCGGACTTCTCGGCATTACCTGCGTGTCACTGCTCGCCTACGGCTGGTGGCGTAAAAGGCAACAAGCTGCTTGAAGCTGACATCGCTCAATAGAACTTCCAACCGTCGGCGTGAAAACGTCGGCGGTTTTTTTGCGCGCAAATGGGGGCTAATCAGGTGAAGCGTGGGCTGGGGCAGTGACGGTGACGACGGTGACTCTTCACAGTTCCCACGTCCCGTTAGGCTTCCGCTTTCCCCCCCAACGTCCACGAAAACGGCCAAAAGAGCGGCATAGACGGTTATTTTCAGAAATCCACAACAATTCTCCAGAATTAGTGCCCGGCATTTTGACGTTTTGGGTATCCCCCTTGTGAACTC from the Symmachiella macrocystis genome contains:
- a CDS encoding aminotransferase class V-fold PLP-dependent enzyme, whose product is MSYTSAENDIAWRHWRREWSLPPDVIYLNHGSFGPAAREVQNVRHSWTDQLESQPFDFFVRQMESELMHAAEYLGEFVGTSADNLAFVDNATTGMNIVAKSLDLKPGDEVLTTNHAYGAVLRIWRTICKQAGAKLIVHTLPDPLTDTTELVDSLFTAVTEKTRLLVVDHIASPTAVIFPVAEICNRAQKRGVPVCIDGPHALAMLPLDLDTLGCDYYVASGHKWLAAPFGSGFLYAHPRVQKQLEPLVISWGGSLAGAEARWQDEFHWPGTRDAAAQLTIPTAIDFLCRAGVCNFRRRSHDLAQYARFRIAEVTGLSCDLPDSPAWYGSMIALPLPAGDEPPLKKGVRDPLQGLLWKKHRIEVPVIHWHGRRMLRVSCHLYTTARDIDTLANALRDSLYHRTGG
- a CDS encoding cupin domain-containing protein; the encoded protein is MPFIDISTIQAIEPVPGCRMRTPYGENLMLSYLEMDEGAVVPLHDHPHEQGGILLKGQVELTIGDETRICEAGSLFIIPPNTPHKAVAVNGPAVVLDVFSPVREDYAELFNKYIPQV
- a CDS encoding PEP-CTERM sorting domain-containing protein translates to MKRMALLSLASTLLLAVMGGAVQAGVVFDNGAPDQSTGNEMTAWIQAEDFVLAQDTTLTDLHFWTLEGGTWDGTLDYYLFNDAGGTPAAAPFATGAGQNVQKTATGNTAVGLTEYAYWVDLQNPLALTGGVTYWIGLHLSANFDRDEIYWETTSGGFGINGNESEGGTFDNWSNNGQEHAFYLTDDAVGVVPEPSTFALLGIGGLALVGYGIRRKRQQAV
- a CDS encoding DUF6122 family protein, which encodes MLHLASHFAVPLIVALTFYRSRWRYVLLILIATMLVDLDHLLADPIYDPERCSIGFHPLHSIPAIAVYAMMFALPLMLGGKERSLGWRRAADLVHLVGLGLLIHMALDGIDCLI
- a CDS encoding PEP-CTERM sorting domain-containing protein; translation: MSDTWLGNQAIALTTTNHDGSGVNFHSITVETNLASVPEASTFALLGMSGLALVGYGVRRKQRQAA
- a CDS encoding PEP-CTERM sorting domain-containing protein (PEP-CTERM proteins occur, often in large numbers, in the proteomes of bacteria that also encode an exosortase, a predicted intramembrane cysteine proteinase. The presence of a PEP-CTERM domain at a protein's C-terminus predicts cleavage within the sorting domain, followed by covalent anchoring to some some component of the (usually Gram-negative) cell surface. Many PEP-CTERM proteins exhibit an unusual sequence composition that includes large numbers of potential glycosylation sites. Expression of one such protein has been shown restore the ability of a bacterium to form floc, a type of biofilm.), whose product is MYPFYNYGEIEIQVGGTLSNLGELSNDGDIGNSGLFDNSGTVRNYGTLTNSGQIENGGDLENSQDLYNDGDLYNYGSVRNDGTLTNSENIHNFGELENQGDLDNGGNLNNDGTVRNYGTLTNSGQVENGGDLENSLDLNNDGELNNNGTLRNDGTLRNDDTLTNSGQIENGGDLENSQDLNNDGDLYNYGSVRNDGTLTNSGQIDNGGELENSQDLNNDGDLYNYGSVRNDGTLTNSGQIDNGGELENQGDLDNGGELNNNGTLRNDGTLTNSENIHNFGELENQGDLDNGGNLNNDGTVRNYGTLTNTGQIENGGDLENSQDLNNDGELNNNGTLRNDSSVRNDGTLTNSGQIENGGDLENSQDLNNDGDLYNYGSVRNDGTLTNSGQIDNGGELENSQDLNNGGELYNNDTLRNGGTLTNSSDGSIHNFFELENFGELNNDGELYNEGFVRNDGTLTNSGNITNHDYFDNNGTLINDGTLITYSNFENYGVLGGAGTHLGDLSDSGTLAPGNSPGVYSIDGNYMKYDGVFEIELGGLSDGDGDKSSTQYDWVDITGDISIFGNTFVNLSFVDGFSVGELSVDDRFDILRFGGNLTGFEFLNLNDSQAQLWNGAYWSLNADDYSVFLTVHSTAPATGVPEPSTYAGLIGITCVSLLAYGWRRKRQQAA
- a CDS encoding PEP-CTERM sorting domain-containing protein (PEP-CTERM proteins occur, often in large numbers, in the proteomes of bacteria that also encode an exosortase, a predicted intramembrane cysteine proteinase. The presence of a PEP-CTERM domain at a protein's C-terminus predicts cleavage within the sorting domain, followed by covalent anchoring to some some component of the (usually Gram-negative) cell surface. Many PEP-CTERM proteins exhibit an unusual sequence composition that includes large numbers of potential glycosylation sites. Expression of one such protein has been shown restore the ability of a bacterium to form floc, a type of biofilm.), yielding MKRAIISAVASVVVLLSSEGRIEAEIITFDLPSNTWQTDFDTAEVDIEFRSHVFPWPTGYNDLTNVAYTDSGSSLIIDLRSINNALVTLNQFDLGNSLGNGGNTQYHIYDLSDLNNPILSVTNLQVPYSTNSHSTFSVNLSSNHGIRLQVGPDLNNIGIDNIIFNEPIAVVPEPSTYAGLLGITCVSLLAYGWWRKRQQAA